Proteins found in one Pelobates fuscus isolate aPelFus1 chromosome 10, aPelFus1.pri, whole genome shotgun sequence genomic segment:
- the LOC134575400 gene encoding protein NDNF-like, whose product MAGRSPLVVFLYVVVVISGCLCISNIASSAKLRRNLFNQYHSLLLPDGKESTIYLLKDITKRYYFFLEENATPHFSITVTPCDVPIEWSILHYKAHVSHGKIADGFRFFDDLKSQSFSKTVSTLFHYKGNSVENFIGAAVQSSLFVLELLSTERDTHISVYLTTDLTHGNLFPELPGDPRIDVTSLNHNSATLVWKPSPSAIRNKEYIEYCLLVNEKHNYKSLCAADTAIRSAGGKHTKSSTFPISQYVDDNDNVMILSNNEFSIIHKTSNLDVRQICIGNKNTYTVHNLSSNIQYYFDVFVVNLLTNASAAYTGTFAKTLTEPKPKVSYLKDGKIVQLNFNGKRQKVYSFQYQAQHKKVQFTFQLCRGQIRAQILKNGKILVSETIQGLRHITLKGKPNEKYIAIVKSTELVSNSSVMVQASSHIFKPLFPFFPDSLKIKSFNKLRTCDTVTIAWLGTQERNMYCVYKKKVQEDEVWREMSNVDRCSGPNSRPKSEKVICKYFHDINVQRAVTSETIGGLQRDTSYLIDVYLMGNSGILVRYHSKLVKTRKNC is encoded by the exons GCAGAAGTCCCCTTGTGGTTTTCCTGTATGTAGTGGTTGTAATATCTGGATGTCTGTGCATTTCAAACATCGCATCATCTGCCAAACTGAGGAGGAATCTTTTCAACCAATATCACTCGCTATTACTTCCCGATGGAAAAGAAAGTACAATCTACTTGCTAAAAGACATTACAAAAAG GTACTACTTCTTCCTGGAAGAAAATGCTACACCTCACTTCTCGATCACAGTGACTCCATGTGATGTGCCCATTGAATGGAGCATTCTACACTACAAAGCCCACGTATCCCACGGAAAAATAGCAG ATGGGTTTAGATTCTTTGATGACCTGAAGTCTCAATCGTTTTCCAAGACAGTGTCTACACTGTTCCACTACAAAGGAAATTCTGTTGAGAACTTTATTGGAGCGGCTGTACAGTCATCTCTGTTTGTCCTGGAATTGCTGTCTACAGAGAGAGACACTCATATTTCTGTATATTTAACAACTGACCTTACACATGGAAATTTGTTTCCTGAGCTTCCGGGAGATCCTCGCATTGACGTCACCTCACTCAACCATAACTCTGCTACCTTGGTCTGGAAACCAAGCCCTTCAGCCATCAGAAACAAGGAATACATTGAATATTGCCTTCTCGTTAACGAAAAACACAACTACAAAAGTTTGTGTGCTGCTGACACTGCTATAAGATCTGCTGGAGGGAAACACACCAAGTCATCTACTTTTCCTATCTCTCAATATGTAGATGACAATGACAATGTTATGATTCTGTCCAATAATGAGTTCAGTATCATTCACAAAACAAGTAACTTGGATGTTAGACAGATATGCATtggtaataaaaatacatataccgtGCATAACTTGAGCTCAAACATCCAGTATTATTTTGATGTATTTGTAGTAAATCTCCTTACAAATGCTAGCGCTGCATATACAGGGACATTTGCTAAAACTTTGACAGAGCCCAAACCCAAGGTCTCCTACTTGAAAGATGGAAAAATAGTCCAACTTAACTTCAATGGAAAGAGACAAAAGGTTTATAGTTTTCAATATCAGGCCCAACATAAAAAAGTCCAGTTCACATTCCAGTTATGTAGAGGACAAATCCGAGCTCagatattaaaaaatggaaaaatattagTATCAGAAACCATTCAAGGTCTAAGGCATATTACACTGAAAGGCAAACCGAATGAGAAGTACATAGCAATAGTCAAATCAACTGAGCTCGTGTCAAATTCTTCTGTTATGGTCCAGGCATCTTCGCATATCTTCAAGCCTTTATTTCCTTTCTTTCCGGATagcttaaaaataaaatctttcaacaaACTGCGAACATGTGACACAGTCACCATTGCTTGGCTTGGTACACAAGAGAGGaatatgtattgtgtgtataagaAAAAGGTTCAGGAAGATGAAGTTTGGAGAGAGATGTCCAATGTTGACAGGTGCTCAGGCCCCAACTCTCGACCAAAATCAGAGAAAgttatatgtaaatattttcatGATATCAATGTCCAAAGAGCAGTGACCTCAGAGACCATAGGTGGTCTACAGAGAGATACTTCATACCTAATCGATGTGTATCTCATGGGCAACTCTGGAATACTGGTGAGGTATCACAGTAAACTTGTTAAGACGAGAAAAAATTGTTAA